The following proteins come from a genomic window of Paenibacillus spongiae:
- a CDS encoding DUF6199 family natural product biosynthesis protein — MWWLITHAWASNDATEPSDLFILNTRIGGTICTLIGLTGILFKIFGWDS, encoded by the coding sequence ATCTGGTGGCTCATCACTCATGCTTGGGCTTCCAATGATGCTACAGAGCCATCAGATCTTTTTATCCTAAATACCCGAATTGGTGGAACAATATGTACTCTAATAGGTCTAACAGGTATTTTATTTAAAATATTCGGGTGGGATAGTTAA
- a CDS encoding oxalate:formate antiporter, with product MEQRIRIANSFGSLLSAFTGEHVGEPRLVICLYGPQPLHVDLKFISSSELAVRVENPLVLWDRDNSLRPIINETSPSYPTPTPQWMEDRFWVWVHYGATKLGRGELFEFIDLLSYIRSVVLGPLILMNIGHIPSGVRRLEQYAAHEMEELRETLPLHNASSCYHALKVSIEIYRRLRQDTEGLIRKEEAEQAAIAYLDSVYDSVRK from the coding sequence ATGGAGCAACGCATTCGAATCGCCAATTCGTTTGGCAGCCTGCTGTCGGCCTTCACCGGCGAGCATGTCGGTGAACCTCGGTTGGTAATCTGTCTGTATGGACCTCAGCCGCTCCATGTCGACTTGAAGTTCATCTCCTCATCGGAGCTGGCAGTACGAGTCGAGAATCCGCTCGTGCTTTGGGATCGCGACAATTCGCTACGTCCAATCATCAACGAGACATCACCTTCGTACCCTACTCCTACTCCTCAATGGATGGAGGATCGATTCTGGGTATGGGTGCATTATGGAGCAACGAAGTTAGGCAGAGGCGAATTATTCGAGTTCATTGATTTGCTCTCTTATATACGAAGTGTCGTGCTTGGGCCCCTAATTCTTATGAATATCGGGCATATTCCGTCTGGAGTACGTAGGCTGGAGCAATATGCCGCTCACGAAATGGAAGAGCTTAGAGAGACGCTTCCGCTCCACAACGCCTCAAGCTGTTACCATGCGCTGAAGGTCTCTATAGAGATTTATAGAAGATTGCGTCAAGATACCGAAGGACTGATACGTAAGGAAGAAGCTGAGCAAGCCGCGATAGCATATCTCGATTCGGTATACGATAGCGTGCGCAAATGA
- a CDS encoding asparagine synthase-related protein, with amino-acid sequence MSAIAGILELSHEYSSGETMMHMMKALQKYPADDANIWRRDGLSMGCHAQWITPESINEELPRYDATRELAITADAIIDNRKQLCDQLDIDYSARKTITDSELILAAYMKWGRRAPKYLIGDYAFVIWDERRHQLFGARDLLGRRTLYYHHGPARFAFCTVINPLFEVPGIHKKINESWFAEFLAIPMMMDTIDVHSTAYGEIMQLPPAHSFTVAKGTVTIEQYDELAASSPKLKLKTNGDYEDAFREVFQEAVRSKLRTHRQVGVRLSGGLDSGAVACFAAKPLSQEGKVLHAYSYVPSAAFEDWTPRRLIADETPYIQASARYIGNIEENYLDFEGRNAIREMDTVLELMEGPYKFFENSFWLTGMLERAQEQNVGVMLNGSRGNYTISWGDPIDHYARLLRTLRWTNFYQEIKHYARVMRTGRSVVIPIIAKQAYAYWMRSALAKRKSAIPLVIHPDFAARTKVIEKLMPHHVGLADYAPDEVTARNNQFQRLSVSNHIGTSNTKLSLPYAVSERDPTSDPRVVRFCLSLPDEQYIQHGIDRSLIRRSTEGCLPDMVRMNIRARGVQGADWIYRMLPDWGAFRYQMEKLCRDSAAAHYLNVPQIKQSLEKLGTEPKLEYAFDHDARLLMRSLIAYRFIQQCS; translated from the coding sequence TTGAGTGCAATTGCCGGTATCCTTGAACTGAGCCATGAATATTCATCCGGGGAAACGATGATGCATATGATGAAGGCTCTGCAGAAATATCCAGCGGATGATGCGAATATTTGGCGCCGTGATGGCCTGTCCATGGGCTGTCATGCACAATGGATAACGCCGGAATCCATTAACGAGGAGCTTCCCCGCTACGATGCAACAAGAGAGCTTGCCATTACGGCCGATGCCATAATCGACAACAGGAAGCAGTTATGCGATCAGTTGGACATTGATTATAGCGCAAGGAAAACCATTACGGACTCTGAACTCATTCTCGCGGCCTACATGAAGTGGGGGAGGCGTGCCCCGAAGTATTTAATAGGCGATTATGCCTTCGTGATCTGGGATGAACGCCGTCATCAGCTCTTTGGTGCACGCGACTTGTTGGGCAGGCGAACGTTGTATTATCATCATGGGCCGGCCAGGTTCGCTTTCTGTACGGTTATTAATCCTCTGTTTGAAGTGCCCGGCATCCATAAAAAGATAAATGAATCATGGTTTGCCGAATTTTTGGCCATTCCCATGATGATGGACACGATCGATGTTCACTCCACGGCATATGGCGAAATTATGCAGCTGCCGCCCGCCCATTCTTTTACCGTGGCCAAAGGGACCGTCACGATTGAGCAATACGACGAATTGGCAGCATCGTCCCCTAAGCTGAAGCTGAAGACCAATGGCGATTATGAGGATGCCTTTCGAGAGGTCTTTCAGGAGGCTGTTCGCTCGAAGCTGCGAACCCATCGCCAAGTCGGCGTAAGATTAAGCGGCGGGCTGGATTCAGGGGCCGTTGCATGTTTTGCTGCGAAACCGCTTTCACAGGAAGGTAAGGTGCTGCACGCCTATAGCTATGTCCCCTCAGCGGCCTTTGAGGATTGGACGCCGAGAAGGCTCATCGCGGATGAAACGCCCTACATCCAGGCATCGGCCCGCTACATTGGCAATATTGAGGAGAATTATTTGGATTTCGAAGGCCGCAATGCGATCCGCGAGATGGACACCGTGCTGGAGCTGATGGAGGGGCCTTACAAGTTTTTTGAAAATTCCTTTTGGTTGACGGGCATGCTGGAGCGGGCCCAAGAGCAGAACGTCGGCGTTATGCTGAACGGGAGCCGAGGCAACTATACCATCTCCTGGGGAGATCCGATTGATCATTACGCGCGGCTATTGCGTACGCTTCGTTGGACGAATTTCTATCAAGAGATCAAACATTATGCGCGGGTGATGCGAACGGGCAGATCGGTCGTGATCCCGATTATTGCCAAGCAAGCGTATGCCTATTGGATGAGATCGGCACTTGCCAAGCGGAAGTCCGCTATCCCGCTGGTTATCCATCCCGACTTTGCTGCTAGGACGAAGGTGATCGAGAAGCTGATGCCTCATCATGTCGGACTCGCGGACTACGCTCCGGATGAGGTCACCGCAAGAAACAATCAATTTCAACGTTTATCGGTATCCAACCATATCGGCACGTCAAACACAAAGCTATCCTTGCCTTATGCCGTAAGCGAGCGCGATCCGACCAGCGATCCAAGAGTCGTGCGATTCTGCTTATCCTTGCCGGACGAGCAATATATCCAGCATGGAATCGACCGCTCCCTTATCCGAAGATCGACGGAAGGCTGCTTGCCCGATATGGTGAGGATGAATATCCGTGCAAGGGGCGTACAGGGTGCGGATTGGATCTATCGGATGCTGCCGGATTGGGGAGCGTTCCGGTACCAAATGGAGAAGCTTTGCCGCGACTCTGCCGCCGCGCATTACTTGAACGTTCCTCAAATCAAGCAATCGCTTGAAAAGCTCGGAACGGAGCCGAAGCTGGAATATGCTTTTGATCATGATGCCCGATTATTGATGCGCAGCTTGATCGCCTATCGCTTTATACAGCAATGCTCTTAA
- a CDS encoding paeninodin family lasso peptide, translated as MTKLTKLAWHKPTLEVLSVTMTMGGPHWCNPDANNDGHNNAIKCEAILDPS; from the coding sequence ATGACAAAGCTCACGAAATTGGCTTGGCATAAGCCAACGTTGGAAGTGCTGTCGGTCACGATGACGATGGGCGGGCCGCATTGGTGCAATCCCGACGCGAACAATGACGGGCATAATAACGCCATCAAGTGTGAAGCTATTCTAGATCCATCTTAA
- a CDS encoding ABC transporter ATP-binding protein, with translation MANLLIYIRKLHRYAGLKLYVPLVGIMIISMIEGTGFFLLAAMLGLIGLFDASSGAIPFISTILEPLRKFPAEHAFVITLVIFLVMWTGQALLYRYFTVMNDRISHGFVKYLRLEIYESIMRANWSFFLKKRRSDLIHTMTSELHRVNYGVYVFLGLLLMGLFTIVQIVIALWLSVELTVTILLCGIALALYSRKFLKQSRAYGDQATALTQAYMAGMTDHFNGIKEIKSNLMEQQHVSWFRMLCEKMERNSVQFSRLQNRSTLYHKIVSGFLISLFMFISVVFYQVPAEKLVFIIVIFSRLWPRFASIQNRWEQLAQSLPAFNSLIELEKDYKAAKVAEIQLASQTENICVERAIEYQNVYYRYDANQKDYALQDISLRMPANSMTAIVGKSGAGKSTLVDLLIGLIEPEKGQVLIDGMPLDAELAMRLRGSVGYVPQDPFLFHSTIRENFYAAAPHATDEEMWEALRFAASDELIRQLHHGLDTVIGERGIRLSGGERQRIVLARAILRKPAILILDEATSALDSENEAIIQESIERMRGSMTIIVIAHRLSTLRHADQVIVLDKGRLVQQGGYKQLSTEMGGLFGQLLEIQEAK, from the coding sequence ATGGCTAATTTGTTGATTTATATAAGAAAATTACATCGTTACGCAGGCCTGAAGCTGTATGTTCCGCTAGTCGGCATCATGATCATTAGCATGATTGAAGGCACCGGCTTTTTCCTGCTGGCCGCCATGCTCGGTCTGATCGGCCTCTTTGATGCCTCATCGGGAGCCATCCCATTTATTTCGACGATACTTGAACCGTTACGAAAATTTCCTGCCGAGCATGCTTTTGTAATTACATTGGTTATCTTCCTTGTGATGTGGACCGGGCAAGCTCTGCTATATAGATATTTTACGGTCATGAATGATCGGATAAGCCACGGATTCGTGAAGTATTTGAGATTGGAGATTTATGAATCCATTATGCGCGCCAATTGGTCCTTCTTTCTTAAAAAAAGAAGATCCGATCTCATCCATACGATGACCTCCGAGCTTCATCGCGTGAATTACGGGGTGTATGTTTTTCTTGGCTTGCTTCTGATGGGGCTGTTCACAATCGTTCAAATTGTTATTGCGTTATGGCTGTCGGTTGAACTGACCGTAACCATATTGCTCTGCGGTATTGCGCTTGCCCTGTATTCCCGCAAATTCTTGAAACAATCGCGTGCTTACGGCGATCAAGCTACGGCATTGACGCAAGCCTATATGGCGGGGATGACCGACCATTTCAACGGCATCAAAGAAATCAAGAGCAATTTGATGGAACAGCAGCATGTAAGCTGGTTTCGCATGCTGTGCGAGAAGATGGAGCGCAACTCCGTTCAATTTAGCAGATTGCAGAATCGTTCAACACTTTACCACAAAATCGTATCCGGATTTTTAATTTCATTGTTTATGTTTATATCTGTCGTGTTCTATCAAGTACCGGCCGAAAAGCTGGTTTTTATCATTGTGATCTTCTCCCGCCTGTGGCCGAGGTTTGCTTCCATTCAGAACCGTTGGGAGCAGCTTGCGCAATCGCTTCCGGCCTTCAACAGCTTAATCGAACTGGAGAAAGACTATAAGGCGGCTAAAGTAGCGGAAATCCAGCTTGCCTCCCAGACAGAAAACATCTGCGTAGAGCGGGCTATTGAATATCAGAACGTCTATTATCGTTATGATGCCAATCAGAAAGACTATGCGCTGCAGGATATTAGCTTAAGAATGCCGGCCAACAGCATGACGGCTATCGTAGGGAAATCAGGCGCGGGCAAAAGCACGCTAGTCGACCTGTTGATCGGACTGATCGAACCGGAGAAGGGACAAGTGTTGATTGACGGCATGCCGCTGGACGCAGAGTTGGCGATGCGATTAAGGGGCTCCGTCGGTTATGTGCCTCAGGATCCCTTCTTATTCCACTCCACGATTAGAGAAAATTTTTATGCGGCTGCCCCTCATGCAACGGATGAGGAAATGTGGGAGGCGCTCCGATTCGCGGCCTCTGACGAATTGATCCGGCAGCTGCACCATGGGCTGGATACGGTGATTGGCGAACGCGGCATACGCTTGTCGGGCGGAGAGCGTCAACGAATCGTATTGGCAAGAGCGATCCTGCGGAAGCCGGCTATTCTTATTCTGGACGAAGCCACAAGCGCGCTTGATAGCGAGAATGAAGCGATCATTCAAGAATCGATCGAGCGAATGAGAGGAAGCATGACGATTATTGTCATCGCTCATCGATTGTCCACGCTTCGCCATGCTGATCAGGTTATCGTCCTGGATAAGGGCAGACTCGTCCAGCAGGGAGGCTATAAGCAGTTATCCACGGAGATGGGCGGGTTGTTCGGTCAGCTGCTGGAAATCCAGGAGGCAAAATAA
- a CDS encoding carboxypeptidase-like regulatory domain-containing protein has product MATIIGRIALQPAVVRPGETVRVEVFVIDDNPIIGSSVQVSVNGKPGALHYLQFPAAGQRRLIVRARTAAGETDQQVALLDVVGAPLEFQSYQNRSDIAMIGVSQLPTQPYTAVFTLGSTMDTRSPHLQQTRPSISPQLTKVFAPDSLTARLASQGALGRVMTENPQALTRIETRRMTNTRANASVRTDIGIRLVPKTAKRLAVSAVYDLTNISLDTIFGEAVRAPRMEFEWDFGDGAKATTRTPVVSHDYFATIDHAAGVGQFVVSCNVKHAGITVKRTLTIHSAYAICKAAGTVVPHVTADLFAHKRYNMLTGMFTVYNVEDTPIVLDRVSITPMVDDGDAVTMPRPYVNLKQPITIAPRSSSMVGVNVPFVTGTPEAGQLRFDVKSFTVLYAGTVGASPVRCSAVFDVPVAEWSMKPKSLQLPELPPKYRKPWPWELVENVLAEVVNPVVNPVLPATVLDAKTGTLAVSLGALNSGANTKALARDQGMRALSAVYAPVDKMIEARSMAAPAARFLSQEIQRETLNINLPKFTPKLPTLDLGNLGGLGGIIRPLNGPPLPGFIAEGQVCDPDNLSEEDLATADAGQLVCQLTDEVKDVLMPARWMNARKGDCILSPGGDGIIGGLMLNVKPAQWYSHSGIMTRNYDEITHSTGSQKRLMDHLIGVLADGSDGFEPNVLKYIWPGAITQTVQHSIEGEAFPDPEYDKTYSVSAFGPHAVGVTHNDQFTMIPPLVVKPDPMQETPAVRTALHAIATDARNNAGRPGVKPKYHYRWYCYTDPTIGLGEPEGPEAGWAAGTRASVCSSYIWMHAKARGAHLETGQALVTPTDLEPSDVAQGATVRPTTPDGLYNYSAQERLDAAYWLYDTIYNQAYEKAGWFGEILTDGADDVANQFLNAFANDDADGKDSEEWENVTDADAVSPDNMLWWDGPSLGGLYGFAEPAIYREPRVESYTVSRWKKVLSRGTVRGKVYGEAGPVAGAMVQAYDGKTAFSGADGSYSLHDVPLGSYQLKGSKVIDGVLYSAQVNINLNAADLVADIHLQPPSDRYRLAQIFIDFWGRDEENIGSDQILDPGPEYFELELGPDKLVNSAHRTYKWGGEMRVEYAITVRLLVNNTIDVQVQGTLYEGTSEDNDDLDGQGGLTFQAGVGQTSGATLTITNTDEDDDDAGVLTISVKNVRNNN; this is encoded by the coding sequence ATGGCTACCATTATTGGAAGAATCGCTCTTCAGCCCGCCGTCGTACGTCCCGGCGAGACCGTTCGTGTCGAAGTGTTCGTCATCGACGACAACCCTATCATCGGCAGCTCCGTACAAGTCTCGGTCAACGGCAAGCCGGGCGCCCTGCATTATCTGCAGTTTCCGGCCGCAGGCCAGCGCAGGCTGATCGTCCGCGCCCGGACGGCGGCCGGCGAGACCGACCAGCAGGTCGCGCTGCTCGATGTGGTCGGCGCGCCGCTGGAATTTCAGTCGTATCAGAACCGCAGCGACATTGCGATGATCGGCGTCTCGCAGCTGCCGACGCAGCCCTACACGGCGGTATTCACGCTGGGCTCGACGATGGACACGCGATCCCCGCATCTGCAGCAGACAAGGCCTTCCATATCTCCGCAGCTGACCAAGGTCTTCGCGCCGGATTCGCTGACTGCGCGTCTGGCGTCGCAAGGCGCATTGGGCCGCGTCATGACGGAGAACCCGCAAGCACTGACCCGGATAGAGACCCGGCGCATGACGAACACGCGCGCGAATGCAAGCGTGCGGACGGATATCGGCATCCGGCTTGTGCCCAAGACGGCCAAGCGGCTTGCGGTCAGCGCAGTCTACGATTTGACGAACATCTCGCTAGACACCATCTTCGGGGAGGCCGTCAGAGCGCCGCGGATGGAATTCGAGTGGGATTTCGGCGATGGCGCTAAGGCTACGACGCGTACGCCGGTCGTCAGCCACGACTATTTCGCAACGATCGATCACGCGGCGGGCGTCGGCCAATTCGTCGTTTCCTGCAATGTCAAGCATGCGGGCATCACCGTCAAGCGGACGCTGACCATTCACTCGGCCTATGCGATTTGCAAAGCTGCGGGCACGGTCGTGCCTCATGTGACGGCCGACCTGTTCGCGCATAAGCGCTATAATATGCTGACCGGTATGTTCACGGTCTACAACGTGGAGGATACGCCGATTGTCCTGGATCGCGTATCGATCACGCCGATGGTGGATGACGGCGACGCCGTTACGATGCCGCGGCCGTACGTCAATCTCAAGCAGCCGATTACGATCGCTCCGCGCTCGTCGTCCATGGTCGGTGTCAACGTCCCGTTCGTAACCGGCACGCCGGAAGCCGGGCAGCTGCGTTTCGACGTCAAGAGCTTCACGGTGCTGTACGCAGGTACGGTAGGGGCTTCGCCGGTAAGGTGCAGCGCCGTCTTCGACGTTCCGGTAGCGGAATGGAGCATGAAGCCGAAGTCTCTCCAGCTGCCCGAGCTTCCGCCCAAATACCGCAAGCCTTGGCCCTGGGAGCTGGTTGAGAATGTGCTCGCGGAAGTCGTCAACCCCGTCGTCAATCCGGTTCTTCCCGCAACCGTGCTTGACGCGAAGACCGGCACCTTGGCCGTCTCCCTTGGAGCCTTGAACAGCGGCGCGAACACGAAGGCGCTCGCGCGCGACCAAGGCATGCGGGCGTTATCCGCGGTATACGCGCCGGTCGACAAAATGATCGAAGCGCGCAGCATGGCCGCTCCGGCCGCGCGGTTCCTGTCGCAAGAAATCCAACGCGAAACGTTGAATATCAATCTTCCCAAGTTTACCCCGAAGCTGCCGACGCTTGACCTCGGAAACCTCGGCGGCCTCGGAGGCATTATCCGCCCGCTCAACGGCCCGCCGCTGCCGGGCTTTATCGCCGAAGGGCAAGTATGCGATCCCGATAACCTCTCCGAAGAGGATCTTGCCACAGCCGATGCCGGGCAGCTGGTATGTCAGCTCACCGACGAAGTCAAAGATGTCCTTATGCCGGCCCGGTGGATGAACGCGCGCAAGGGAGACTGCATTCTATCCCCTGGCGGCGATGGCATCATCGGCGGTCTGATGCTGAACGTGAAACCCGCGCAGTGGTACAGCCATTCCGGGATCATGACGCGCAACTACGACGAAATCACTCATAGCACCGGCAGCCAAAAGCGTCTGATGGACCATCTGATCGGGGTGCTCGCCGACGGGTCCGACGGCTTCGAGCCGAACGTGCTGAAGTATATCTGGCCGGGGGCGATCACGCAGACCGTACAGCACTCGATCGAAGGGGAAGCCTTCCCGGATCCGGAGTACGACAAGACCTATTCCGTCTCCGCGTTCGGACCGCATGCCGTCGGCGTGACCCATAACGACCAGTTCACGATGATTCCGCCGCTAGTCGTAAAGCCCGATCCGATGCAGGAAACGCCGGCGGTTCGAACGGCGCTGCACGCCATTGCAACAGACGCGCGAAACAATGCCGGGCGGCCGGGTGTCAAGCCGAAGTATCACTATCGCTGGTACTGCTACACCGATCCGACCATCGGTCTCGGCGAGCCGGAAGGTCCTGAAGCCGGCTGGGCGGCCGGCACCAGAGCCTCGGTATGCTCTTCGTATATTTGGATGCACGCCAAGGCGCGCGGCGCCCATCTCGAAACCGGCCAAGCGCTGGTAACGCCTACAGATCTCGAGCCAAGCGATGTCGCTCAAGGGGCTACCGTTCGGCCGACGACGCCTGACGGGCTGTATAACTATTCTGCGCAAGAGCGTCTGGACGCCGCGTATTGGCTGTACGATACGATCTACAATCAAGCTTACGAGAAAGCGGGCTGGTTCGGCGAAATCCTTACCGACGGCGCGGATGACGTCGCCAATCAGTTCCTCAATGCTTTCGCCAATGACGATGCGGACGGGAAAGACAGCGAGGAGTGGGAAAATGTGACGGATGCCGACGCCGTATCGCCAGACAACATGCTGTGGTGGGACGGTCCTTCACTTGGCGGGCTATACGGCTTCGCTGAGCCTGCGATCTACCGCGAACCGCGCGTGGAAAGCTACACGGTCAGCAGGTGGAAGAAGGTGCTGAGCCGCGGAACCGTTCGCGGCAAAGTATACGGCGAAGCCGGCCCGGTCGCCGGCGCCATGGTTCAGGCCTATGACGGCAAGACGGCGTTCTCGGGGGCCGACGGCAGCTACTCGCTTCACGACGTGCCGCTTGGAAGCTACCAGCTCAAAGGCTCGAAGGTTATTGACGGCGTCCTGTACTCGGCTCAGGTCAACATCAATCTGAACGCCGCCGATCTCGTAGCGGACATCCATCTGCAGCCGCCTTCGGACCGCTACCGGCTGGCCCAAATCTTCATCGACTTCTGGGGCCGCGATGAAGAAAATATCGGCTCCGATCAGATTCTGGATCCCGGCCCCGAATATTTCGAGCTCGAATTGGGTCCGGATAAACTGGTGAATTCCGCCCACCGCACGTACAAATGGGGCGGCGAGATGCGGGTAGAGTACGCGATAACGGTGAGGCTGCTCGTCAACAACACCATCGATGTCCAGGTACAGGGCACGCTGTACGAGGGTACGAGCGAGGATAACGACGACCTCGACGGCCAGGGCGGCCTCACGTTCCAGGCGGGCGTCGGCCAGACCTCCGGAGCTACGCTCACGATTACGAATACGGACGAAGACGACGACGATGCAGGGGTCTTGACCATCTCGGTCAAAAATGTCCGCAACAACAATTAA
- the queC gene encoding 7-cyano-7-deazaguanine synthase QueC: MNKEKAIVVFSGGQDSTTCLFWAKERFAEVEAVTFNYGQRHRLELEVAASIAKEQNIKHHVLDMSLLSQLAPNALTRDDIAIEEKAGLLPTTFVDGRNLLFLSFAAVLAKQIGAKHIVTGVCETDFSGYPDCRDIFIKSLNVTLNLSMDYMFVIDTPLMWLTKAETWQLADELGAFDYVRERTLTCYNGVIADGCGECPACRLRAKGLQEYMDKKSGAGQI, encoded by the coding sequence TTGAATAAAGAAAAAGCAATCGTCGTATTTAGCGGCGGCCAAGATAGCACTACTTGCCTGTTTTGGGCGAAGGAGCGTTTCGCCGAGGTAGAGGCCGTCACGTTCAATTACGGTCAGCGCCATCGGTTGGAGCTTGAGGTTGCGGCCAGCATTGCCAAGGAGCAGAACATCAAGCATCATGTGTTGGATATGTCGCTGTTAAGCCAGCTGGCTCCGAATGCCCTGACCAGGGACGATATTGCGATCGAGGAGAAGGCGGGGCTGCTGCCGACGACATTCGTAGACGGGCGTAACCTGCTGTTCTTGTCATTCGCGGCTGTACTGGCGAAGCAGATCGGAGCGAAGCATATCGTAACCGGAGTTTGCGAGACCGATTTCAGCGGCTATCCGGACTGCCGGGATATTTTTATCAAGTCATTGAATGTTACGTTAAACCTATCCATGGATTATATGTTTGTGATCGATACGCCGCTGATGTGGCTGACGAAGGCCGAAACGTGGCAGCTGGCTGATGAGCTCGGCGCATTTGATTATGTGCGGGAACGAACGCTTACCTGCTATAACGGCGTCATTGCCGATGGATGCGGCGAGTGTCCGGCCTGCCGATTGCGAGCAAAAGGGCTGCAAGAATATATGGACAAGAAGAGCGGGGCGGGGCAGATATGA